The DNA sequence AGCAGCGCTCGGCGCGCTTGCGCTGCAAAGAGGGAATCGACCACGGAACTGACTCTACCGAGCAGCGGCGACATCCACTCGTTCGTGCGGAGAACGGCCCCGTAGAACAGTTGTGTTTGTATCGTTCATCGTTCGTTTACCCCGATGACAGGGAGCGGCGCATCCGGCTCCGTACCGTCAACTCCAGATCGTTTCGGTACCCTCTGCCCGTTTACAGCGCGGGCGGCCGTGGCGGTCGTTGGAGGAAGTCTTGTTCACTAAGCGCACCCTCGCCGCAGTTGCACTCGTTGCAGCTTCGGCGATTTCACTCAGTGGTTGCAGCACCACCGAGGCAGCTGCTGGCGATGTTGACGCATCGACCGCAACCACCGCCGAAGACTTTGGCGGCATGGACGCTCTTATTGCAGCCGCGCAGGCTGAGGGCGAACTCAACGTCATCGCGTTGCCAGACAACTGGGCAAACTATGGCGAGATCAAGGCTCTCTTTGAAGAGAAGTACGACATCATCGTCAACTCGGCTGACCCCGACGTTTCGAGCGCCGAAGAAATCGCCGCTGCTGACAACCTCAAGGGCCAAGACACCGCCCCCGACGTCTTCGACCTCGGTACTGCTGTTGCTCTCGACAGCCTCGACTACTTCGCTCCGTACATGGTCGCCAACTGGGATGAGATCCCTGACGGCAACAAGGAAGCTACCGGCCTCTGGTACAACGACTACACCGGCAGCATGTCGATCGGTTATGACTCCAACTCGGTCCCCGAGCCCACGAGCCTCGACGACCTGCTTAGCGCTGACTACCGCGGCGCTGTTGCGCTGAACGGTGACCCCACGCAGGCCGGAGCGGCCTTTGCTGCTGTCGGACTCGCCACCGTTCACAGCGGTGGAACGCTCGATGACTTCACCCCCGGCATTGAGTTCTTCGAAGAACTCAACGACGCAGGCAACTTCATCCCGGTCAACGTCACGGGGGCAACCATTGCTGCCGGCGAGACCAAGGTTGCGTTCGACTGGAGCTACAACAACCTCGCTGCAGCAGCAACGGTTGACGGCTGGAAGGTTACGACTCTTCCTGGCGCTGTCTACACGAGCTTCTACAACCAGGCCATCAACGTGGATGCTCCACACCCGGCCGCCGCTCGCCTCTGGCAAGAATTCCTCTACAGCCCCGAAGCCCAAAACCTCTTCATCGTCGGTGGCGCGTACCCCGTCACGATTCAGGCTCTGCAGGATGCCGGAACCGTTGACGCCGCAGCACTCGACGCTCTCGGAGCCCTCGAGGGTGAACTTGTCACCCCGACCCCCGAGCAGGCTGAAGAAAACGCAACGATCCTTGCTGAGAAGTGGGCTGCGGCAATCAGCTAAGGCTGATTCCCTCACGCACCTTTAGCTAATACATCGTGTCGCTAGCCACCGCGCCAGCGCCCGAACAGGATGGTGTCGAGCTCACCGCTCGGCACCATCCTCGGGTGGCCCTGGTCAAGCCGTCGAATCGGCGCCGTCGCCTCGCTTATGCGGGGCTAACGCCATTTGCGGCCTACGTTCTTATTTTCCTTGCCCTTCCCACCATCCTTGCGGTGGTCACGGGCTTCTTCTCGGACGACGGTTCGCTGACGTTCGACAACATCACTGGGCTGTTTACTCCGACCATCCTCGCCACCTTTGGGAGCTCGTTTTGGCTCTCGGGTGTCACTGCCGTGATCGGTGCCGTTGTTGGCGCCCTCATTTGCTACGCGATGCTCGGCACCAAAGTCGGTGGTCTGCTGCGCACGATCATCGAATCAGCAGCCAGCGTGCTCGCCCAGTTCGGTGGCGTGATGCTCGCCTTCGCGTTCATCGCGACGATCGGCGTGCAGGGGCTGATCACGGTTATCCTGCGTGACACTTTCGGTATCGATATTTTTGCGGATGGTGTCTGGCTCTATCAGGTGCCCGGGCTCATTCTTCCCTACGTCTACTTTCAGGTTCCCCTCATGGTGATCACCTTCCTGCCCGCCCTCACCGCGCTGCGCCCACAATGGGCAGAAGCCAGCGCAACGCTCGGCGGCACCCGCTTTGCCTACTGGCGCTACATCGCAGCCCCCGTGCTCGCTCCGGCTTTTCTCGGCTCGCTGCTGTTGCTCTTCGCTAACGCCTTCTCGTCGTTCGCCACGGCCGCCGCACTCATCAGCCAGGGCTCGCAGATCGTGCCCCTCCAGATCCGTGCGGCGCTCGTCAGCGAAACCGTGCTGGGCCGCGAAAACATGGCGGGCGCTCTTGCGCTCGGGATGATCGTGGTCATGGTCGTTGTCATGTGGGCGTACTCCGTGCTGCAGGCCCGCACCTCACGGTGGCAAAAGTGAGCGCCGACATCGCCGCACCGCTGAGCCCGGTGGAGCCCGCACCCGCGTCAACGCCCGCAGGGATGCGCCGGAAGACCGCGAACCAGGCCGTGCGCATCGGGGCCGAACCGAGTGCGCTTGCTCGCCGCCTCATCCTCGGCATCATTGGCGCCGTCTTCCTGCTCCCCATAATCGCGATGATCGAATTCTCCTTCCGCAACGGCCTAGCGGGGGACTACACGACAAGCCACTGGACGGGTCTCTTCACCGAAGACGCTGCCCGCACCTACCGCAGCCTC is a window from the Salinibacterium sp. NK8237 genome containing:
- a CDS encoding ABC transporter permease subunit; the encoded protein is MSLATAPAPEQDGVELTARHHPRVALVKPSNRRRRLAYAGLTPFAAYVLIFLALPTILAVVTGFFSDDGSLTFDNITGLFTPTILATFGSSFWLSGVTAVIGAVVGALICYAMLGTKVGGLLRTIIESAASVLAQFGGVMLAFAFIATIGVQGLITVILRDTFGIDIFADGVWLYQVPGLILPYVYFQVPLMVITFLPALTALRPQWAEASATLGGTRFAYWRYIAAPVLAPAFLGSLLLLFANAFSSFATAAALISQGSQIVPLQIRAALVSETVLGRENMAGALALGMIVVMVVVMWAYSVLQARTSRWQK
- a CDS encoding ABC transporter substrate-binding protein translates to MFTKRTLAAVALVAASAISLSGCSTTEAAAGDVDASTATTAEDFGGMDALIAAAQAEGELNVIALPDNWANYGEIKALFEEKYDIIVNSADPDVSSAEEIAAADNLKGQDTAPDVFDLGTAVALDSLDYFAPYMVANWDEIPDGNKEATGLWYNDYTGSMSIGYDSNSVPEPTSLDDLLSADYRGAVALNGDPTQAGAAFAAVGLATVHSGGTLDDFTPGIEFFEELNDAGNFIPVNVTGATIAAGETKVAFDWSYNNLAAAATVDGWKVTTLPGAVYTSFYNQAINVDAPHPAAARLWQEFLYSPEAQNLFIVGGAYPVTIQALQDAGTVDAAALDALGALEGELVTPTPEQAEENATILAEKWAAAIS